The DNA sequence TCAAAAACGGCCAAAACCCTCAGCTACATTCATCGCTACTCCGAAACATCTTCAGAACCCCCAGTTTCTGATTACGCCCGTCAATTACCCCCtcgaatttaatttaactaatgaagcataattaaaataaacacgattattttcaaaaaggaATAAGGGGCGTGTTCCACGGGGATATTTGCAGGGATTCAGCCAGTTTATACAACTTCACAACTTAGGCACTTTCAAATGAGTTTCTTATGGAAATTATTTCCTGTACATTTCCGAGTGTTTCGAGCGAGTTCTTAATCCCTATGAGGAAGGATGGTTTAATTTTAGCTCGTTCTTGGAACTGGCTTGCATTCTGCTTTGGAAATAGACAGTTATACTGTTACGCGTTACGCCGCAAATCCATTTTAAAGGCAGCAAAACTATCATGGAAGTTGTTTGAAGAAGAGTTAACCGTTTCGCTGTTGTTGTGTTGTTCTTTTATAAGAAGTTCGGAATTAAATCTAACAACAACAACTTGTAGCTGTAACTGTTTAAACTACATTTGGTTTTAACTTTGATAAGCAGTACCTACTtggtttttaaatgtttttaaataagacTTATAACCCGCcttaattatattctattgacaaaaaaatatgtgtttaGACTTgtgttaattaaatcaattttacTCAAAGCTATAGCCAATCCTACCTCTGAACAAGGTGTATACCTCCTTCAGTCTATACCATCATTACGATCCCTTAAAACGTgagtaatatttgtaaactCATGCTTTTAAGGATATCCTTTGaatatctttttttttctataagaaAAGTTTTTTCGAAACGTGCGTTCCTTTCCTCCTTCCAGAGCGTCCGCGAGGAGCTGGGATGCGCCCGGTCCCGCGTGCGCGAGCTGGAGGCCCAGAACCGGGCGCTCAGCGCGCTTTTGGTGCGCCAGCTGCGCCCGCAGCCGAGACCCTCGCCCGCCACGCCGCACACGCCAGCCACGCCAGCCTCGGCGCACACGCCGGCCTCGCCCAGGGACTTGCAAGGTAACTTACACGCCGCACACGCCAGCCACGCCGCACACGGCACACACGCCGGCCTCGCCCAGGGATTTGCAAGGTGACTTACAAGCCTCTAAGGGGAGAAACGATGTGAATAACTGATACATGCCATGGTCAGCCATGGTAAACTATTCTTCACCTATTCTTCTGAGTCTAGAATAAATCCTGAATAAAACCACTCTGTGTTCTTCAATACGTGACATTGGCAGAATTGACAGTCACACAATCAGACTCCCAAACTTGCCAAACatttacagtgccacaaacttatctgttccggtgacagctcatataaatgtctaatatttctaaattttataagattttaattttgctcgtattgttaattcgctcttgcggtgttaataaacccatctaatctttaacaatatacaattcattagtaaataatgagatatggatcaatttagttcgctctcaccggaacagataagtatgtaagtttgtggcactatatatgCTGTTGCCAGTCGTTGCCTTCAAAGTCTTTAAATCCTTACACTTCACATTCCAGTGCAACTGCTAGACGCGGGGTCGTGCGGCTCGCTGGTCTCCTTCCGCgactcgccgccgccgccgccgccgccgcacgcgcTCTGCCACGACGACAAGCGACGACACCAGATCCTCGCAGACATCTGGACTGAGCTCAAGGTATTACCAACACAGTGGTTATAAAGTGTGCACTTCTACAAGGTTCAAGCTGTAAAACCTAGGTTTAGCTAAGGGGGTATTTTCCTGACATTTGTCGTAAATGCAGTTTGATCACTAGCTCAgctagtaggtacattatacttcaatgATTTAGTTCAATTTTAGTAGATACAATGGGACCCATTTAAAACATCTTGTCAATATTCAAAGTCCTAGCCTTACCTGCATAATTTAATGGCAATTTCGTATGGTTTCAGGGTTTGGAAGTAACTCCAGCTAACCTGGCTCGAGCTTTGTCAGCTGTGGACTCCACCCTGTGGGCGCCCCCACCGCGCCCCGCCACGCTCAGTCTCAACATGGCGCAACCTCGCAATGATACCGCTAGGGGTACGTACCTATGGAACTGTTTTTATACTCTAAAGTCTAAACAGTCTATGATATCACTCAACTCAATTGCTGATCAAATAACAAAATTGCTGATGCAAAATCATTGTTTTGCCATTGCAGAAGAAAGTGAAGAAAAGGCTACGTTAGAGGAAAGCGGTGAAATTTGTGAGGCTGGAGCGGAATCTCCTGAAAGTGGCGCCAAAGATGAGGGTTATTCCACGATGTCCAGTGACGTGCAAGCCGACGCTTCCAGACAGAGTGACCACGCCGCCGATAGAGCACTTCCAGATCTCAACGAAGCTTCAGACGAAACTGACAATCAAACTATTGTATCTATAAATCCTAGAGATTCCCGAAGGCATGCCAGGCTTCTAACGACGGAAGCAGATTACATTTATTTCGGTGTAGCTTTTGCAGGAGTCCGGGGTAGCTTTCCACCTTCACGGCCTTTGGTCCCTTTTCAACATGTCGTAAGAAGCTTCTCTGACTCACATTTATGCCTAAAGTTAGTTGCCGGAACTACATGCCCAACAAGCTGCCTTGATACTCCAACGCCAAGCTCTGGAGTTTTATTACTAGATATTAAGCCAAACCCAGAAAGACCGCTTAGAACTAGAGCAGTTATACCTTCCACCACTAGTTCAGAAAGAGTCTCTTGGGGAAGTACAATCGACGAAAGAGCTGAGGCATCACAGTACGACGCCGACTATATCCAACACTGGCTTGAATTAGATGATGCCCGATCAGCGTTACAACAGCGGCATCGAGACTTAGCTGACTTAGAATATGATAGAGCTGAACTAGAAGATTGGAGTCTATCCTTATCATGTGAAGATCTTAGAGATAGACAATCACCTTTTGCTGAAATAACCACACCGGGACAAATATCGTTATCAACGCTCCCAAGCATTCGTGAAGATGACGGCTTAGAGTTAGAAGAAGATGGTCCTGATAGCTTATGGAATGATTGTGGTTTTGCAACTATAGAAATAGATGAGTGTAGAATTGGAGATGAATTAGACACGTCTGATAAAAGATGGGAGTGCTCTAGAACTCATTCGCCTGGTGGATCATGGTCCAGTGCTTCCGATGGTCCCGATAAAAGGTCAAGTGCAGCCCTAAGTGAAGATGGAGATTGCGCTAACGTTGGATTAGACTTCACTCGAGATTTTTATCGCCTGGTTAAATATGAAAGTACGAAAAGTTTGGCATCAAATTCCTCAAGAGGAATTCCACCTCAAGGAATTTCAGATCCAGTCAATAATTTAAGGGTACACGATGTGCAGGCGATGGCGTTTCAGGATAGGGAGCAAGCTCTTCAGagtgttttaaattttattgccgAACAACAGAAATACTGTCGTGATCGGGAAGAGTCAGACTCTTCCCCCTCGCGGCCGATATCTGAGATCCGAGAGCTTCCACCTCCTTACGCAGCAGCTGACTTTGACGATGACTCTGTAGGACCAAGAAGTGAAGTATCTGAAGACAGACAAAGGCCTGATTCTTTCGGCAGCTTCTCTGAAAACGATTCTTGTGATATTATTGCCAGTGACCGATTAAAAGTTCCATATTGTGATACAGTTTCCGAGCCAAAATGCACACCAAGGTTTATTGAACGAGAAGAGCCTTATGTAGAATCCGAAGGATATTACCAAGAACTTTCAAGAGTCGAAAAcactgaaaatgaaataaacgaACATCTAAAAGTCCAGAGAAAGAATGAAATGAATAAGACTATTGATGTGACAAACCCGGTTACAGATTTAGACGAATCATTAATTCCTCAAAGAAAAGAAGAGCAACCCTGTGATATAGAATGTAGTCGAAGCTTGGATTTGAACTCCGCCCTAAAAGAGAACACAGTCAACATAATGTTGAACCGACAGTCCTTCATCTCAGACAGGATGGAGCTGGACACATGTCTGACAAAATCATCAAGTTTCCCATTTCTGACCGGAGACTCCGAGATGTCACTTGTCGAGGAAGTGCTAAGTGCCTGCAGGAAGAGTTCCGTCACTTTAGTAACCGTCCCGGAGGAAGAGGAGGGCTCGTCACCCGACACTAGTTCACCACAAATGACTGAATCAATAACAACAAGTACTTCCACTGCCGAAACTGTGATAGTAAGTAATAAGAATGAAGCAGTGGTGAAAAGAGAAGGGAAACTGAAGGAGAAAAGTCGAATACCAACGTTGCTTGGTGGTAAAAGGCCTCCATCTTCTCCGAACAAGACGAAGTCTAAAATTCCGGTTGCAGATAAGAATAAACCTGGAACAACGCAAGTGTCCTCTGCTCCGGATCCTATAATTGTAAAGCAAGAGCACACATTGAGTTTTCATGAGGCTGCGACATCAAAAGATGTTATTGAGGAACTCAATCGGTAAGTCTTTAAAAAACTACTGCGTCTTTAGTTCTTATTATTGCAAGCAGTCAttctaatttatttgaaatgtattTTACAGAATGATTCGTCAGAGCGAGGGTCCGACGGCGATCGGTGCTGGAGAGAAGAATGAAGAGAAGGTGGAACTGAGATCTCAAGCGAACAAGGACAGTGCCTTGTGGGCGCCAACGGGGTGGGTGCACGTGGAAAAAGATATCGACTTCAGTGATCCTAAGGTGAGGCCACTTTACCAACCCTATccaatatgaaaatgaaatattaagcCCAAAGCCAAGCCATTACACGAGAGAGGGTTAGGTGAAAGGTGTGGCCTAAGgtgatgataattatgtgaCCTTAATCCTAACTGTAGGAAACCTCATGTAAGGTCCACCAaccatattttacaaaaaagatCCTAGAGAAGATTTCACTAAATTCGGCCCCAAGATTTCTACCCCTCATTTCTCACCACATCCCGTCACCACACTCCAGGCCCGCGCGAATCTCCTGGACGTGATGCTGGCGTCCAGCGACTCCTCGCCTTCCTCATGCGGCTCCTCGCCCGCCGAGCCGCCCCCGCCGTACTCCCGCCTGCACCGCCTGCACCGCTCGCGGAGGCAGAAGACTGGTGAGCTACATGACGTCATACTATCGCATCCACGCggaaaaacatctgacagaacccttattttataagggtagtttttgttagTATCAGATGTCTGgtcccgtggaatgggatataacCGCACGAGTTTACTTGGCACCTGGCCGAAAAGAACCAGGGGTCACGCCGGGTACCCCCGAGCTAGTCAACATGACATCTGGTTCTTGTTGTCCAGGTTTCAAGTTAACTCGAGCGGGATGTATGATAAGGCCGGCCAACCCTATGCCCACGGGCTGaagcctagtttcaccatgctcagttagatcattaacacccttGTTAAATTGTAGTTATTGATTTTTGACAGATCTGTCAAACTAAataatgtaacaggggtgttaatgatctaacagtaGACTATGCTGAAACTAGGCATAAAGGTGTTTTTTCAAAGTATTTGGATTTGGCTGAAGGTTACACCGATGATATTGGTTGGTTTGAACAAAAATCATTGCAGACATAGCACATGATCAAAGCTCGTATGAAGTGGTTGGCCGGCCTTTTACTATTGCATCCTAGTGTCCTACCCTCATTACAAGCATTAAAACTCATGCAGGGTTTGTGAATTTGTGATTCATCTCGAGCTGACTTTCCAATAGTAGCCAAAAAATGTGATGTGATTGTACTTGTAACACGTACATCGTACCTACAAACAAATCTGGCATGAATAATATTGGTGTACTGTGTATGAGTTGACCAACtttcatatacatataatatttttttctcccCTTTTTTGAATAATTTGTAAGTTGTGGGCAAATACTTTAACGATAATCATGAAACGGTGTTTATCGCAAGTATATGCTCAATGCTCATTGATGTTTTATAAGATTCATGTATTGATTGGCTTCCTAATTCTGTGAATGTGCATTGTCACATTGTCAGTAAAACATCTATTCGGAAACCATTCTATACCTAATgatatattattactattatattttaagttgctagttctcatatttttttttaatttcagattAAGTTTTAGTTTAGATATTCATATAATTTCAGCTATTTTTCAATGTTTTATACAGCGTTAAACGCATTTTCTCACATTTTCTTATTGGTATTAAGaccaataattaaataaactggTACAAAATAATCCGTTAAACGCTGTCATTTTAAATGTTAAACTGTCATGTGTTGTCTTGTAACGTCACACGTCTAGCCACGTCACTCGTCACTCGTTTCCGCTCTCTCTCACTCACATCGCACCATCTCACTCTCTCGCCTCATTTCGTTTAGACCTCCATGTTAGTAGCGCTACGCTCCACAAAATACAAGCTCTTGAATCCCGATATTCCCGATATATccgaataaaataccgatatCTCGGAATAACATACTGATATCTTGGAGTAATGATATTCAAGaagaaatatataaaaaaacatatatttgtgGAGGGTAGTTCAGGGTGTGCGGTGCACGGAgcgcgcggggcggggaggggggcggggcgggcgcgtgCTCACGTGTGTGCTTGTCCAGCGGCGCGGCCCTAGCTAACGCCAGTGTTGCCGCAGCCGCCGCGCTGCGCAGTCGCGGCCTCGGCGTGCTGCGCTTCCCGCGCCGGCGACGACCCTCCATCATCGACCGCGACGGCTTCTACGTCCGCTACGGCGACCGCGAGCGACAGGCCGTCGCCAGCTTCGACTTCCTCGATGACCTCTGCAAAGACTGCAACTAGCAATAACCTAGACtaactatatttttgtatCGGCCGACTGAGTGGAACGTGAAAGTTCCGACGTGTGCTTAAATTGTATCTCGCTTGTAGCTGATAAATTGATAAGCCAATAGATTGTATGATTTGTTAACGTAGCTGTTATTTGTATTGCATTTTGAGCGAAGGAGCTGTATGTGTGCCCTAAGTGACTATGGTGAGCTGCAGCTTGGGAAGTTTCGGTTAGCGAAAACGACGTGTTTTCCTTTTTACTTAGAAAGACAATTGTCATTGTAGACTCTCACTCACATGTGTATATTTCGAACTTGGTCACCTCTAGATCTTCCTAGATTATTTCCTATATGGTAGGTAGTCTACCCTTCTCTACTGGGCTGACAGCAATTAAGGGAATAGTTAAGCTGTATGTGTTTTcgaatatatttatgtttttgttaatcTGGCAGTGGAGTGGCCGCAATCTCAGCTTTGCTTCACGCAACCAATCGAATCGCCACAAACAAACGGCAAAACCCATATAATATGCTTCTGTTTGAGAAACCCGCGTTAGCTTAAATTGCGCCAATTGCATCGAAAACTTAGGTAAGAAAACGAAAATAACTAATGACTAATAAAGAAAGCTGCGGCCTCAAAGTAAtgtgatatttttgtatatacTGTAAGTCCTACTTATTTTCATATACATTTAAATGGAATCCTGTTTTATTTCGAGACGAACTATCGTTGGTTGTTAAGGGTAGGTGGTCTAGGATAGAAGGACTAGTGGTATGTCTACCTACGACTACTTAATcgtatgttatgtaaatattatgaaataattatgatcGTACGTTATAGGTAATAGTGAGATGTCGGTGTATTGTTTAACTATAGTCATTAACTGAAGAACTCATTTAACCTAACTTGGTAAGTTCATTAACATGAAGGGTACTAAAGTATATAAGATGTGTATATAATGGTGTcgtttagttatttattgagTGATTTCTTTGCAATTTGTGGTCAGTtgtgtaattaattaggtaaCATATCATTGCATTTTCCTACTTAACTTTCAAATAGTTTGTCTTTTGCTCTTATGGTTATAAAccttatataattatagttattatcGTCATTAGATTACAGTTGCGCCTGTAATATTGAGTTCTTCTTAATAATGATCCTTGAGAATAACTTAGCTTAACAATGAAACTCTGAAATTCGCTTTTAGATCTTAAATTAGAGACCAAAGCAATTTTTAACAAACTAAAActtaatttcatataaatattgCCACCACTTGTTAAGCTGCAACACTTTTGATTTGGATATATGTaagatttttgtttttattttgtgaagtGGTAAAGGTTTAAGACAATAAAGGAagattatacctataatatacctatacataaacGAAACGACAATtcgataattaatattaacgATGACCTAAAAGTACAGATATGGACAAAGAAATTAGGATTCGAGATCCCATACCTTGAAAATTTTACGTTTGAGTCTTATCTCATGtattttactgccagtttcaataactatctattctattctattctattctattctctgtgggggtgtaagtacctgcacctggctctctcgaatggaacctttgtgcatatccccaaggtctaaactgccttcctaagcttggaccatttcccaccacgctggtccactgcgggttggtgggttcacatatctagatgtgctagatctagatatgcaggtttcctcacgatgttttccttcaccgtaagagcgatggtatacattgtacttaagttaaaagaactcattggtacatgtcagcgccgggatcgaacccgcatctctggcgtgagaagcggacGCTTACCCGAccgagctaccaccgctcaatAACTATCTATAATTACATACTTGTCATCTGTACCTAGATAGAGTTATGGACACTGGTGGTTTATATTCTGAATCCTAGTATCTTTGCTCtcatgtacttatgtatttaactCGAACATTGTGTAAAAAACGTCCTTAGATATAACTTCGCCTAGGTATTTTGGAGTCATTTAATTACGATGTcatatataagtaggtaccgaTTAATCAGACTTTAGACTTTCCATCGTTTTACAATATGAATCATAAATTATTGTACTGTCAATTAATatacaatgttaattttaaaatcatcTCATcctcattaaatttaaattaaataatgaatgaaataaaaaataacattagttttaggtacttacgtaagtAGGTTCCATCTTGATttttacttatgtacctatcgaataaataaaaattcaattaagaaaaaaaaactgattaatCATAAAACCTAAGACCTATTGCAGTACCTACCGTGATTAGCGAGTAGAAAATCATGAATCAATTTgatttttgtataataaaaaacttaaacaaTGATTGTACGAGTATCCCTTTGAATTGGTGCATTTGTTTGACTTCCTAACCTAAgacatatttatgtagatattttGATAAGGTATGTCCTTACTTTATAGCTTGATTAGACATTTCTTTTGACTAAAgtgtattgtaaattgtaagaCATCCTTCGGTAAATTCGCCACTCATAAAACAACTTTAGTTTGTAAACCAGACTTTCTATATGTTGTTAAAAcagtttttgttataagacaggtattaagtatgttaaatAGAAAAGAGCAATACTAATCAAGCTATAATTTGAGGAGTATAGGTACTTGAACAGTACAAAAATGTAGATTAactgtattatttaattatattctacTGTAACTGGAAATTGTCACGGGTTCATTACACGATTCCGTTCCCAAATGAAcagtattgttttatttatctactgtAATAGCCTCATCATAAGATCAACAgattgattattataattcgaGTATCTGTCCAGGAaaagaaagtaagtaagtacttatttgttttttgaaATAGATAAGCCTCGTCGCTTAATTAGTTTTTGTGGGCTAGACCTTCTCTCCTACTTAAACCTTATTCTAGACACGCCAAATCGGACGCTTAATGTCCCACGGTGGGCGCCAATGTGTCTAGATAATCTAAAATCTCTATACAAATTGGCGAAGtagttaattataatcattttttactataattactacagcatatttttaatttcttttatATCATTCATTTATatctataaaaacaaaatcatgaCATGATAGCACCTGTATGTTccacgttgggcgccaatCTCGACTTATCTTGAGCTAAATAGGTCTGTCTGCCTGTATTGATTGATGTTGATGAGTCaagcctcgtattcactaggcgacaaattgtcgcagaacctgtctaggcacatgtcgtctacgtgtcgccgcgacgtcgcgctctgttctgcgacgtcgcacgcgactatacagcgacatctacgtgtcgcagaacaggttctgtgttttggctcgcgagacagaacttcctgcgacagagtgtggacgcgtgcgcgacttctgtatcacgacatgttaccaaaacgttctgggaacatgcaccgtagatgttctgtaacagtctcagaacttgtgccctagtgaattcgaggcttTAAGATCAAGTGCTTTTGTTTGTTGGTTAATATTATGACCTAACCAGATTCAttatgatatattattatgacaaaattcataataaaaataaaacacttttacgatttcattattttatataaaaaacaaactaggtatattaattttattagtcCTACGTCCTACCCTGTCTTCTGAAGTGATGAACGCGGTGTAGATTCAGTCGTGTGTCACGGTAAGAATGTTGTGGATAGCAACGCAGCTGGGCAACCTATCGCAGTTGGAAACTGAACGTTACGTTAGAAGAGGAATCTCCGGACATAAATAagtgtattaaaatataggtaagttcatgccataaatatataaaaaaactacattaaattggTCTCTTATATCAACCACTAGTCATTATTGCCTGGTGGGATCTCGAAAACTGTAAGAGATATAGAAAAACTGATGAAAATATGGTACCTCTACGACGAGATTACTCTGGCGTGACtcgggtctgtttcacaatgtctggttagtggctacctgacggataaaatacatgctgtcactctctgttataattttttagacagtgatagcatgtattttatccgacaggtagcgactaaccagacattgtgaaacaggggcttaaGTATGAAACTATCATGAGACTAACCACCACACTGCAATACCACCTAGGTAAAAGTTAGGGAACCTGATGTGAAGCTGAaaaatttatttcacattCGTCACTAAAACCTCTTTCTTATGTATGGTCTCCTAGTACTTTTTTGCAATATGGAGGAAAGATCGCATGAAGCAGCGAGCTAGGCTAGGCAGGATACAGAACAACGCGGAATCGGGTGTCGGGTGTCGAATGGCATGATATGCCGAAGAAAACCAAATCTTAGGATTTCATAGCATGTTTCAAAGAAGTACCAGGAGATCATACATAGGACGGAAGTTTTAATGGCAAATGTGGGAGTCTCATGATAGTGCAAATTACATTAAACTTTCAGTCACACGGTGGAGTGACGGGGAAGAAAATCATTACAAAAGTACCAGGAGACCATCATACATAAGAAAGTTTTATTCACAATCTGACAATCGCCACTAAAACCTCCTTCTAATGTATGGTCTCCTGGTACTTATTTTGCAACGACGCTTACGTAGTGGATAGGAAGAAAGCCAAATCTTATACTAAAGGAAGGATGTTGCAAAGAAGTACCAGGGGACCATAGATAAGTAGGAGGTTTTAGTGGAGAAtgtggtaggtatttattttccaGCATGGaagtacttacgtaagtacttattacttccatgttTTCCAGTTAGGTTCTCGCATTGTGGTCTCATGATagttaaattacctactttaaaaacaCTTCACAGGTTGTGTGGCGGGGAAATCAATCAATAAAACCTCCTTCTTAGGTATGGTCTCCTGGTACTTCTTTGCATCATGGTATGAAATCCTTATCTGTAAGGGTGTTTTAACATCGCACGGATTTACCTCACGCACGCGCTAttgcacgccattttcccgcgtcgcgcgtgcatattccacgcgttacaatgaatgTTTACtggtataaaaataacacataGTTAGCCTTGTTACGCGTGCGGGGCAATCCAGTGTGCGAGGGTAAATCCGCAGGATCTTAAAAACACCCTTAGCAAGCACTGTGGTCACATCACACCAGTCCAAGGAGACCAAGGAACATAAAGTAGATACCTActtgtgtacttacttatattttaccCACTTGACGAGAAGAAGAAGCCCGGCCGACCCGACTGAGTATGAAATGTGATATGACAGCGCTGCAGTAGTATTaggcccggcggcggcgcccatTGTCGGCATCGGTACGACTCAAGATTTTAGGTGGCAAATAGCAATATACTATAACATAATGGCAATAAAGTAGAAATTTccatgataataatatgttgtcGTAATAACATAAATACCGCTTCGGTATGCTTGGGGCTGCTGTATCGGCAGACTtgagaataataaataaataataaataataaataaatatgtggggacatctcacacacggccatccgaccccaaactaggcagaacctgtgttatgggtgtcggacagctgatatatctacacaaatacatagatagatagatactaaatataaatatcaacacccaagacccgagtacaaatatctgtctttaaacaaatatctgccccagccgggaatcgaacccgggaccatcggctcagtagtcaggtcactaaccactacgccattcggtcgtctgctTAATGTATTATTGTCGAATGCTTCGGCATCCTTCGGTACGCCGCCGGCGCCGGGGCAACACTCGGGGGATAGCTTGCCCTGCGGGGCGAGGGCGCCTCGTCATCCCTAAGAACTTTGCAGCATGCCAAAGCATAATTGCCGATAGTGTGCGCTTGCATATAGGATGCCGAAGGATCCTTTTCCTTACCGATGCCGATAATGGGTGCCGGGTCTTACCagaaaaccaaaaaaacttGTGGTAACTACAGAAGGTTGGAAATTAGGAAACAAGTATTACGGCTGAGCTCTTACCTAACATACCTACAGCTTTTTCTAGCTATaatttctatatattgcagTTAGCCGAAAAACTTTGATACCGCGATCTAGgatttcatagtaatttgctTCGAATCCGTATACATTTACTGTGTATTGagtttttttcttacttactcaAATTTTTTACTTGCCTCCCACacgagtaagtatattaagtaTAGCAAGTCAAAGCACCCGAAAGGAAACCCGCAAGGCCTTGCACCAGTAGGGGAAGAATAACTATTAGTCTGAGGATTCCTTACCATTCCATTACATCAGGTTTTAATGCAAATTCGCCACTAAAACCTCCTTCTTATGTAACTACCTATGTTCCCCTGGTACTTTTTTGCAACGAGGACGTATGAAATCCTTATTTGCCTTAACTTAAGAAGAAAAAATCATCCCCAAGTGCAGAGGGTGTGAGAGAATGACCGTTCAATACAAACTTATGAAACTTGGTAGACACTACAAATATGCGGGAAttcattattaagtaggtaggtacataatgtcAGATAAGcatataattatacctaattaaatcaCCTTGATaagagtaaaaaatataatattgattgCATAAGT is a window from the Plutella xylostella chromosome 10, ilPluXylo3.1, whole genome shotgun sequence genome containing:
- the LOC105390148 gene encoding uncharacterized protein LOC105390148 isoform X3, whose amino-acid sequence is MKFESLNMFGVLIRRWRPKRVSNNEKNENLCDDGNVSPEPPDRPPGKVRQVHPEEKTQVLAYESTYRKKNKPKTIPLDDNQMYNHLANTNVAMSPVYPLTPNICVEGGKIEFIKSPTESARNSFALVSPPQSPVTGRRESRTRMEESAEKFDADKELLEKRIKQLESQLEEEKRRTQKEKMTVTKLQNKFIKREGAARNDAERERRARGDWEARARAAEAEAGRLGGKLHAAQREITRMEETVRSLLQYKTRVEGLKQEKAQLSSALEASAAHYQSELVALSAENDRLRGEVAALTDPGDQERRLDDVAQQVVLALLSQKSVREELGCARSRVRELEAQNRALSALLVRQLRPQPRPSPATPHTPATPASAHTPASPRDLQVQLLDAGSCGSLVSFRDSPPPPPPPHALCHDDKRRHQILADIWTELKGLEVTPANLARALSAVDSTLWAPPPRPATLSLNMAQPRNDTAREESEEKATLEESGEICEAGAESPESGAKDEGYSTMSSDVQADASRQSDHAADRALPDLNEASDETDNQTIVSINPRDSRRHARLLTTEADYIYFGVAFAGVRGSFPPSRPLVPFQHVVRSFSDSHLCLKLVAGTTCPTSCLDTPTPSSGVLLLDIKPNPERPLRTRAVIPSTTSSERVSWGSTIDERAEASQYDADYIQHWLELDDARSALQQRHRDLADLEYDRAELEDWSLSLSCEDLRDRQSPFAEITTPGQISLSTLPSIREDDGLELEEDGPDSLWNDCGFATIEIDECRIGDELDTSDKRWECSRTHSPGGSWSSASDGPDKRSSAALSEDGDCANVGLDFTRDFYRLVKYESTKSLASNSSRGIPPQGISDPVNNLRVHDVQAMAFQDREQALQSVLNFIAEQQKYCRDREESDSSPSRPISEIRELPPPYAAADFDDDSVGPRSEVSEDRQRPDSFGSFSENDSCDIIASDRLKVPYCDTVSEPKCTPRFIEREEPYVESEGYYQELSRVENTENEINEHLKVQRKNEMNKTIDVTNPVTDLDESLIPQRKEEQPCDIECSRSLDLNSALKENTVNIMLNRQSFISDRMELDTCLTKSSSFPFLTGDSEMSLVEEVLSACRKSSVTLVTVPEEEEGSSPDTSSPQMTESITTSTSTAETVIVSNKNEAVVKREGKLKEKSRIPTLLGGKRPPSSPNKTKSKIPVADKNKPGTTQVSSAPDPIIVKQEHTLSFHEAATSKDVIEELNRMIRQSEGPTAIGAGEKNEEKVELRSQANKDSALWAPTGWVHVEKDIDFSDPKARANLLDVMLASSDSSPSSCGSSPAEPPPPYSRLHRLHRSRRQKTAARP